The following proteins come from a genomic window of Sorghum bicolor cultivar BTx623 chromosome 3, Sorghum_bicolor_NCBIv3, whole genome shotgun sequence:
- the LOC8078755 gene encoding polynucleotide 5'-hydroxyl-kinase NOL9 — MAGTRATPTRTPPRSSSPAARSEVVVPSDWACVVTTVSSDPTPPVVVVCGPKNSGKSTFSRVLLNALLPRHGKVGYLDTDMGQPEFGLPGCLSFNVVDEPITDLLNPTLREAERCYFFGDTSSKRDPEAYLNCLFHLYDYFVGKYRCDKNEMLPLIVNTPGWVKGAGFDMLVELLRYICPTIVVQIRITMQSKNLPDGVFWLDGGQTGPKMINIGAAFHDASNRSLLIQKDSCGMRERRLVEYLKQCFLSNISLSTNKELAYALASLPPYQVPFSDVAVVHLHCKVPAGEVWRSLNATIVGLAVSNASEGTRSIPCCVGLGIVRGVDIQKGLLYVITPVPLQRLQSVDLLQQGLIEIPTTILQVRGCVSPYMSTNVLHKISERDLYAG, encoded by the exons ATGGCCGGCACCCGCGCGACGCCGACGCGGACACCGCCGCGGTCGTCTTCCCCGGCGGCCCGCTCCGAGGTGGTAGTCCCGTCGGACTGGGCCTGCGTTGTAACGACCGTCTCCTCCGACCCCACGCCCCCGGTGGTCGTCGTGTGCGGGCCCAAGAACAGCGGCAAGTCCACCTTCTCCCGCGTCCTCCTCAACGCGCTGCTCCCCAG GCACGGTAAGGTTGGTTATCTGGACACCGACATGGGGCAGCCGGAGTTTGGGCTGCCGGGGTGCCTCTCGTTCAATGTCGTTGACGAACCTATCACAG ATTTGCTGAACCCAACTCTACGGGAAGCTGAAAG GTGCTACTTCTTTGGTGACACTTCTTCGAAAAGAGATCCAGAAGCATATCTGAATTGCCTATTTCATTTGTATGACTACTTTGTTGGAAAATATCGATGTGATAAGAATGAAATGCTGCCTCTAATTGTCAATACTCCTGGATGGGTAAAAG GTGCTGGTTTCGATATGCTTGTAGAGTTGCTAAGGTATATCTGCCCCACAATAGTTGTTCAGATACGCATCACAATGCAGAGCAAGAATCTCCCTGATGGAGTGTTTTGGCTAGATGGTGGGCAAACAGGACCTAAGATGATTAACATCGGTGCTGCATTTCATGATGCCTCGAATAGATC GTTGttaattcagaaagattcatGTGGAATGCGTGAACGGCGACTTGTGGAGTACTTGAAGCAATGTTTTCTGAGTAACATATCTCTATCAACTAATAAGGAGCTTGCTTATGCCCTAGCTTCACTTCCACCTTATCAAGTACCATTTTCAGATGTTGCAGTTGTGCATCTTCATTGCAAG gtacctgctggtgaggtaTGGCGTAGTCTTAACGCAACCATAGTTGGATTGGCAGTTTCCAATGCATCTGAGGGAACCAGATCAATCCCTTGCTGTGTTGGGCTAG GCATTGTAAGGGGTGTCGATATTCAAAAAGGCCTGTTATATGTAATAACTCCTGTCCCTCTCCAGCGCCTTCAAAGCGTTGATCTTTTGCAACAGGGTCTCATTGAGATACCTACTACTATTTTGCAG GTCCGCGGATGCGTGTCGCCGTACATGTCGACAAATGTGCTTCACAAAATATCAGAAAGGGATTTATATGCTGGGTGA